The Physeter macrocephalus isolate SW-GA chromosome 13, ASM283717v5, whole genome shotgun sequence genome window below encodes:
- the PRDM12 gene encoding PR domain zinc finger protein 12, with protein sequence MMGSVLPAEALVLKTGLKAPGLALAEVITSDILHSFLYGRWRNVLGEQLFEDKSHHASPKTAFTAEVLAQSFSGEVQKLSSLVLPAEVIIAQSSIPGEGLGIFSKTWIKAGTEMGPFTGRVIAPEHVDICKNNNLMWEVFNEDGTVRCFIDASQEDHRSWMTYIKCARNEQEQNLEVVQLGASIFYRATEMIPPDQELLVWYGNSHNTFLGIPGVPGLEEEQKKNKHEDFHPADPAAGTSGRMRCVICHRGFNSRSNLRSHMRIHTLDKPFVCRFCNRRFSQSSTLRNHVRLHTGERPYKCQVCQSAYSQLAGLRAHQKSARHRPPSAALQAHSPALPAPHAHAPALAAMRTLRGDVLFAGRPAGAAARPPPLQGIPMLGLTPESPSSCGVGCAG encoded by the exons ATGATGGGCTCCGTGCTCCCGGCTGAGGCCCTGGTGCTCAAGACAGGGCTGAAGGCGCCGGGGCTGGCGCTGGCAGAGGTCATCACCTCCGACATCCTGCACAGCTTCCTGTACGGCCGCTGGCGCAACGTGCTGGGCGAGCAGCTCTTCGAGGACAAGAGCCACCACGCCAGCCCCAAGACAGCCTTCACCGCCGAGGTCCTGGCGCAGTCCTTCTCGGGCG AGGTTCAGAAGCTGTCCAGCCTGGTGCTGCCGGCCGAGGTGATCATCGCGCAGAGCTCCATCCCCGGCGAGGGCCTCGGCATCTTCTCCAAGACGTGGATCAAGGCGGGCACCGAGATGGGCCCCTTCACCGGCCGCGTCATCGCCCCGGAGCACGTGGACATCTGCAAGAACAACAACCTCATGTGGGAG GTGTTCAACGAGGATGGCACGGTGCGCTGCTTCATCGACGCCAGCCAGGAGGACCACCGAAGCTGGATGACCTACATCAAGTGCGCGCGGAACGAGCAGGAGCAGAACCTGGAGGTGGTCCAGCTCGGCGCCAGCATCTTCTACAGAGCCACCGAG ATGATTCCTCCAGACCAGGAGCTGCTGGTGTGGTACGGAAACTCACACAACACCTTCCTGGGGATCCCTGGCGTGCCCgggctggaggaggagcagaAAAAGAACAAGCATG AGGACTTCCACCCGGCGGACCCGGCGGCTGGCACCTCGGGCCGCATGCGCTGCGTCATCTGCCACCGCGGCTTCAACTCGCGCAGCAACCTGCGCTCGCACATGCGCATCCACACGCTGGACAAGCCCTTCGTGTGCCGCTTCTGCAACCGCCGCTTCAGCCAGTCGTCCACGTTGCGCAACCACGTGCGCCTGCACACGGGCGAGCGCCCCTACAAGTGCCAGGTGTGCCAGAGCGCCTACTCGCAGCTGGCCGGCCTGCGCGCCCACCAGAAGAGCGCGCGCCACCGGCCGCCCAGCGCCGCGCTGCAGGCCCACTCGCCCGCGCTGCCCGCGCCGCACGCGCACGCGCCCGCGCTCGCCGCC atgaggacactgaggggCGACGTCCTTTTCGCGGGCCGCCCAGCTGGGGCAGCTGCTCGGCCGCCTCCTCTTCAGGGGATCCCCATGCTTGGCCTCACCCCTGAGTCTCCCTCCTCTTGTGGAGTCGGCTGCGCAGGCTGA